A section of the Streptomyces sp. CG1 genome encodes:
- a CDS encoding metallophosphoesterase, which translates to MSDSSRDTAQGAGWGSAEPGAYKQLMPDHVEKLSWMNPRTLWAARNGVLASWFGDPTGRTRGRWVARREAAGAPADKVIRRDDTDQFSFMVIGDTGEGDDCQYAVVPGFLKESQDTDFAVIASDVIYPVGSAQDYADKFFRPYQDYPAPIYAIPGNHDWYEDLGAFMRVFCADTPPLDPEPRPRPLGRAWWRALLWHRARPTDEQRLAAARALRSAPGQQAAQPGPYWAIDAGPVRIVGIDTGLLGTIDAEQGAWLREVSRDPKPKILITGSPLYVDGEHHPCAIEGGGTVDEIVRDPDHHYVAAIGGDIHNYQRYPVDVDGRTIQYVVAGGGGAFMHATHTIPRVSVGGVTERDFRCYPLRGDSLAFYSRLYGRRLRLPRLLNLTEAEATTVVAERLGIEPGRKPDPDARVTRRTRLVASLLGTGGRPDRTSRFRLPVRKVYTQLFSPGSATYSPPFFKCFLRLDVAPEAVRLRCFAATGNRAQEIDPPVEDEVVIPLK; encoded by the coding sequence GGCTGGGGCTCGGCCGAGCCCGGCGCCTACAAGCAGTTGATGCCGGACCACGTCGAGAAGCTGTCGTGGATGAATCCACGGACGCTGTGGGCCGCCCGCAACGGCGTCCTGGCGTCCTGGTTCGGTGATCCGACCGGCCGTACCCGCGGCCGGTGGGTGGCGCGCCGGGAGGCGGCCGGGGCACCCGCCGACAAGGTGATCCGGCGGGACGACACCGACCAGTTCTCCTTCATGGTCATCGGGGACACCGGCGAGGGGGACGACTGTCAATATGCCGTTGTGCCAGGCTTTTTGAAGGAGAGTCAGGACACCGACTTCGCGGTGATCGCGAGCGATGTGATCTATCCGGTGGGCAGCGCCCAGGACTACGCCGACAAGTTCTTCCGGCCGTACCAGGACTATCCGGCGCCCATCTATGCGATACCGGGCAACCACGACTGGTACGAGGATCTCGGCGCGTTCATGCGTGTCTTCTGCGCCGACACCCCGCCGCTCGACCCCGAACCCCGGCCGCGCCCGCTCGGCCGCGCCTGGTGGCGCGCCCTGTTGTGGCACCGGGCCCGGCCGACCGACGAGCAACGGCTCGCCGCCGCACGGGCCTTGCGGTCGGCTCCCGGTCAACAGGCCGCGCAGCCCGGGCCGTACTGGGCGATCGACGCGGGTCCGGTGCGGATCGTCGGCATCGACACCGGTCTGCTCGGCACGATCGACGCCGAACAGGGCGCCTGGCTGCGCGAGGTGTCCCGGGACCCGAAGCCGAAGATCCTGATCACCGGGTCGCCGCTGTACGTCGACGGCGAGCACCATCCGTGCGCGATCGAGGGCGGCGGGACGGTGGACGAGATCGTGCGGGACCCGGACCACCACTACGTGGCCGCGATCGGCGGCGACATCCACAACTACCAGCGCTACCCGGTCGATGTGGACGGCCGCACCATCCAGTACGTGGTCGCGGGCGGCGGCGGGGCGTTCATGCACGCCACGCACACCATCCCGCGGGTGTCGGTCGGCGGGGTCACCGAGCGGGACTTCCGCTGCTATCCGCTGCGCGGCGACTCGCTCGCCTTCTACAGCCGTCTGTACGGCCGCCGGCTGCGGCTGCCTCGCCTCCTCAACCTGACCGAGGCCGAGGCGACCACGGTCGTCGCCGAACGGCTCGGCATCGAGCCGGGCCGTAAGCCGGACCCCGACGCCCGGGTCACCCGGCGCACCCGCCTGGTCGCGAGCCTGCTCGGCACCGGCGGCCGCCCGGACCGTACGTCCCGCTTCCGGCTGCCCGTGCGCAAGGTCTACACCCAGCTGTTCTCACCCGGCTCGGCCACCTACAGCCCGCCGTTCTTCAAGTGCTTCCTGCGCCTCGACGTCGCTCCCGAGGCGGTACGGCTGCGCTGCTTCGCCGCCACCGGCAACCGCGCGCAGGAGATCGATCCGCCGGTCGAGGACGAGGTCGTCATCCCACTGAAGTGA
- a CDS encoding aldo/keto reductase, translating into MNGIPAYTLNDGTAIPAIGLGTWPLDDAAAERAVGSALGLGYRLVDTAANYRNETGVGRGIAGSGVPREELVVTTKLPGRHHGYEATLASFEESRRRLGLEYVDLYLIHWPNPRVGKYVDSWKAMIKLREDGLVRSIGVSNFTAEHIALLEKETGVLPSVNQIELHPLFPQEELRAFHADKGIVTESWSPLGRGSKVLDDPAVARIAELHGVTPGQVLLRWHLQMGALPIPKSADPGRQRANLDVFGFSLDSGQLAAIARRAPRRLGGDPERHEEF; encoded by the coding sequence GTGAACGGTATTCCGGCGTACACGCTCAACGACGGTACGGCGATCCCCGCCATCGGCCTCGGCACCTGGCCGCTCGACGACGCGGCGGCCGAGCGGGCCGTGGGCTCCGCGCTCGGTCTGGGCTACCGGCTGGTGGACACCGCGGCGAACTACCGCAACGAGACCGGTGTCGGGCGGGGCATAGCGGGCAGCGGCGTGCCGCGTGAGGAGCTGGTCGTGACCACCAAGCTGCCCGGCCGGCATCACGGCTACGAGGCGACCCTCGCCTCCTTCGAGGAGTCCCGGCGGCGGCTGGGCCTGGAGTATGTGGACCTGTATCTGATCCACTGGCCCAATCCCCGGGTCGGCAAGTACGTCGACTCCTGGAAGGCGATGATCAAGCTGCGCGAGGACGGGCTGGTCCGCTCGATCGGCGTCTCGAACTTCACCGCGGAGCACATCGCGCTGCTGGAGAAGGAGACGGGCGTGCTGCCGTCGGTGAACCAGATCGAGCTGCACCCGCTGTTCCCGCAGGAGGAACTGCGCGCCTTCCACGCGGACAAGGGCATCGTCACCGAGAGCTGGAGTCCGCTGGGCCGGGGCAGCAAGGTGCTGGACGACCCCGCGGTCGCGCGGATCGCCGAGTTGCACGGGGTGACTCCGGGCCAGGTGCTGCTGCGCTGGCACCTCCAGATGGGCGCGCTGCCCATTCCGAAGTCGGCCGATCCGGGCCGGCAGCGCGCCAACCTGGACGTCTTCGGCTTCTCCCTGGACTCCGGACAGCTGGCGGCGATCGCCCGCCGCGCTCCGCGCCGGCTCGGCGGTGATCCCGAGCGGCACGAGGAGTTCTGA
- a CDS encoding LLM class flavin-dependent oxidoreductase: MPFTPRPLRKLGFLTIGLFDAADPARGHESTLQIIELGERLGFDSAWVRHRHLQYGISSPVAVLAAASQRTWRIELGTAVIPLGWEIPLRLAEDLATVDLLSGGRLNPGISVGPPMHFEQIKEALYPDTADVEDFSYERVRRLLDLVRGKPASDFSGVEGFEVFSDVVQPHSPGLGRRLWYGGASLGSARWAGEHSMNFLTSSVVKAEQPDGPWDFAAIQLSLIREFRDRHPDGEAARVSQGLVVIPTDSASPQQRAKYEAYAAQRLPRTASPQGPARLLFAPDLVGTSEEITERLHAHAAFREVDEVAFALPFTFEHEDYIQILTDMATKLGPALGWRPAG, from the coding sequence GTGCCGTTCACCCCTCGCCCGCTGCGCAAGCTGGGCTTTCTCACGATCGGCCTGTTCGACGCGGCGGATCCGGCCCGGGGCCACGAGTCCACGCTGCAGATCATCGAGCTGGGCGAGCGGCTGGGCTTCGACAGCGCCTGGGTCCGCCACCGCCATCTGCAGTACGGCATCTCGTCCCCGGTGGCGGTCCTCGCGGCGGCCTCCCAGCGCACCTGGCGCATCGAGCTGGGCACGGCGGTGATCCCGCTGGGCTGGGAGATCCCGCTGCGGCTGGCCGAGGATCTGGCGACGGTCGACCTGCTGTCCGGCGGCCGGCTGAACCCGGGCATCAGCGTGGGGCCGCCGATGCACTTCGAGCAGATCAAGGAGGCGCTGTACCCGGACACCGCCGATGTGGAGGACTTCTCCTACGAGCGGGTACGGCGGCTGCTGGACCTCGTGCGCGGCAAGCCCGCCAGCGACTTCAGCGGGGTCGAGGGCTTCGAGGTGTTCTCCGATGTGGTCCAGCCGCACTCCCCCGGCCTCGGCCGGCGGCTGTGGTACGGCGGCGCGAGCCTCGGCTCGGCGCGCTGGGCGGGCGAGCACAGTATGAACTTCCTGACCAGCAGCGTGGTCAAGGCGGAACAGCCGGACGGGCCCTGGGACTTCGCCGCCATCCAGCTGTCCCTCATCAGGGAGTTCCGCGACCGTCACCCCGATGGCGAGGCGGCCCGTGTCTCGCAGGGTCTGGTGGTGATCCCCACCGACTCCGCGAGCCCGCAGCAGCGCGCCAAGTACGAGGCGTACGCGGCTCAGCGCCTGCCCCGCACCGCCTCCCCGCAGGGACCGGCCCGGCTGCTGTTCGCCCCGGACCTGGTCGGCACCTCGGAGGAGATTACCGAACGACTGCACGCGCATGCCGCGTTCCGTGAGGTGGACGAGGTGGCGTTCGCGCTGCCGTTCACCTTCGAGCACGAGGACTACATACAGATCCTGACGGACATGGCGACGAAACTGGGCCCGGCGCTGGGGTGGCGGCCGGCCGGCTGA
- a CDS encoding helix-turn-helix domain-containing protein has protein sequence MEGSNALGEFLRARRALVRPEDVGLPGGGLRRVPGLRREEVAMLAGISSDYYLRLEQGRDRNPSVQVLEAVARVLKLDADATAHLVGLAQDRPSPGVRSGRRTQQVPASLLQLIDGWPRNPAYVQNRYTDCLAANALATALTPNYRPGVTILRAVFLDPAERALRRDWEDLTEEGVAVLRSEAGADADDPRLRDLVGELSLRSDRFRTLWARHEVRPRRGRVSHLTHPQVGDLDLQSNKLSVDGTDGLTLVVFHAEPGSRSAELLDILGSLAAPPGDGTRKGGAQQRIEEQ, from the coding sequence ATGGAAGGATCGAACGCGCTCGGCGAGTTCCTGCGTGCCCGCCGGGCGCTGGTGCGGCCAGAGGACGTGGGGTTGCCCGGCGGCGGCCTGCGCCGGGTGCCGGGGCTGCGCCGCGAGGAGGTCGCGATGCTGGCCGGCATCAGCTCCGACTACTACCTGCGGCTGGAGCAGGGCCGGGACCGCAACCCGTCCGTACAGGTCCTCGAGGCCGTCGCGCGCGTGCTGAAGCTCGACGCCGACGCCACGGCCCACCTCGTCGGCCTCGCCCAGGACCGGCCCAGCCCGGGCGTACGGTCCGGGCGCCGCACGCAGCAGGTGCCGGCGAGCCTGCTGCAGCTCATCGACGGCTGGCCGCGCAATCCCGCCTACGTCCAGAACCGCTACACCGACTGCCTGGCCGCCAACGCCCTCGCCACCGCGCTCACCCCGAACTACCGGCCCGGCGTCACCATCCTGCGGGCCGTCTTCCTCGACCCGGCCGAGCGCGCGCTGCGCCGGGACTGGGAGGACCTGACCGAGGAGGGCGTGGCCGTGCTGCGGTCCGAGGCCGGGGCGGACGCGGACGACCCGCGGCTGCGCGACCTGGTCGGTGAGCTGTCCCTGCGCAGCGACCGCTTCCGCACCCTGTGGGCCCGGCACGAGGTACGGCCCCGCCGCGGCAGGGTGAGCCACCTGACCCATCCGCAGGTCGGCGACCTCGACCTGCAGTCGAACAAGCTGTCCGTGGACGGTACCGACGGACTCACCCTGGTCGTCTTCCACGCCGAGCCCGGCAGCCGCAGCGCCGAACTCCTGGACATCCTCGGCAGCCTCGCCGCGCCCCCGGGCGACGGCACCCGGAAGGGCGGCGCGCAACAGCGGATCGAGGAGCAGTAG